One segment of Perognathus longimembris pacificus isolate PPM17 chromosome 26, ASM2315922v1, whole genome shotgun sequence DNA contains the following:
- the LOC125342440 gene encoding 40S ribosomal protein S29-like: MGHQQLPWSHPRKLGQGSRSSRACSNRHGLIRKYGLNMCRQCFRQYAKDIGFIKLD, translated from the coding sequence ATGGGTCACCAGCAGCTCCCCTGGAGTCACCCCCGAAAGTTGGGCCAGGGATCTCGCTCTAGCCGAGCCTGCTCTAACCGCCACGGTCTGATCCGGAAGTACGGGCTCAACATGTGCCGGCAGTGTTTCCGCCAGTATGCCAAGGACATCGGATTCATTAAGTTGGACTAA